Proteins from one Ipomoea triloba cultivar NCNSP0323 chromosome 1, ASM357664v1 genomic window:
- the LOC116032261 gene encoding uncharacterized protein LOC116032261 isoform X2 — MSSWVPVHILTNPCFILGPRTRLNCRHFTNCFINSLATKSHAFSHNQIRAWKPDVDTVVSDNAKYGGKQIISVTPRLYDYILGNVREPEILRELREETATMQVSPDQAQLLAMLVQVQGAKRCIEVGIYTGYSSLAIALVLPEQGRLVACERDEKSIEVAKRYYDRAGVSGKVDVRHGIAADTLRSMIQNGEGCSYDFAFIDADKKMYQEYFELLLKLVRVGGVVVVDNVLWHGRVADPLVKDSKTTSIRSFNRTLFEDNRIDISMVPIGDGMTICRKR; from the exons ATGTCAAGCTGGGTGCCAGTGCATATCCTCACAAATCCTTGTTTCATATTAGGGCCTCGAACTCGATTGAATTGCCGCCATTTCACCAATTGCTTTATAAATTCATTGGCTACTAAGAGCCACGCATTCTCCCACAATCAGATTAGGGCATGGAAACCAGATGTAGATACAGTTGTGTCTGATAATGCGAAATATGGGGGTAAACAGATTATCAGTGTTACTCCCCGTCTGTATGATTATATACTGGGCAATGTCAGAGAACCAGAG ATATTGCGTGAACTTAGAGAGGAGACTGCAACAATGC AGGTATCCCCCGATCAAGCACAGCTACTAGCAATGCTTGTCCAGGTCCAAGGAGCAAAACGGTGCATTGAAGTTGGCATCTATACT GGATACTCATCCTTGGCCATTGCTTTAGTTCTTCCAGAGCAAGGCCGTTTAGTTGCTTGTGAGAGAGACGAAAAATCAATTGAGGTTGCAAAGAGATATTATGACCGAGCGGGTGTGTCAGGCAAG GTGGATGTGAGACATGGAATAGCAGCAGATACTCTTCGGTCCATGATTCAGAATGGCGAAGGCTGCAG TTATGACTTTGCGTTCATTGATGCCGATAAGAAAATGTATCAGGAATACTTTGAGTTGCTGCTAAAGCTG GTAAGGGTTGGAGGCGTCGTTGTAGTGGATAATGTCCTTTGGCACGGGAGAGTTGCTGATCCGCTG GTAAAGGATTCCAAGACGACGAGCATAAGGAGTTTCAATAGGACATTGTTTGAGGATAACCGCATAGACATCAGTATG GTGCCAATCGGCGATGGCATGACAATCTGCAGGAAAAGATGA
- the LOC116032261 gene encoding uncharacterized protein LOC116032261 isoform X1 — protein MSSWVPVHILTNPCFILGPRTRLNCRHFTNCFINSLATKSHAFSHNQIRAWKPDVDTVVSDNAKYGGKQIISVTPRLYDYILGNVREPEILRELREETATMRGSQMQVSPDQAQLLAMLVQVQGAKRCIEVGIYTGYSSLAIALVLPEQGRLVACERDEKSIEVAKRYYDRAGVSGKVDVRHGIAADTLRSMIQNGEGCSYDFAFIDADKKMYQEYFELLLKLVRVGGVVVVDNVLWHGRVADPLVKDSKTTSIRSFNRTLFEDNRIDISMVPIGDGMTICRKR, from the exons ATGTCAAGCTGGGTGCCAGTGCATATCCTCACAAATCCTTGTTTCATATTAGGGCCTCGAACTCGATTGAATTGCCGCCATTTCACCAATTGCTTTATAAATTCATTGGCTACTAAGAGCCACGCATTCTCCCACAATCAGATTAGGGCATGGAAACCAGATGTAGATACAGTTGTGTCTGATAATGCGAAATATGGGGGTAAACAGATTATCAGTGTTACTCCCCGTCTGTATGATTATATACTGGGCAATGTCAGAGAACCAGAG ATATTGCGTGAACTTAGAGAGGAGACTGCAACAATGCGGGGCAGTCAGATGCAA GTATCCCCCGATCAAGCACAGCTACTAGCAATGCTTGTCCAGGTCCAAGGAGCAAAACGGTGCATTGAAGTTGGCATCTATACT GGATACTCATCCTTGGCCATTGCTTTAGTTCTTCCAGAGCAAGGCCGTTTAGTTGCTTGTGAGAGAGACGAAAAATCAATTGAGGTTGCAAAGAGATATTATGACCGAGCGGGTGTGTCAGGCAAG GTGGATGTGAGACATGGAATAGCAGCAGATACTCTTCGGTCCATGATTCAGAATGGCGAAGGCTGCAG TTATGACTTTGCGTTCATTGATGCCGATAAGAAAATGTATCAGGAATACTTTGAGTTGCTGCTAAAGCTG GTAAGGGTTGGAGGCGTCGTTGTAGTGGATAATGTCCTTTGGCACGGGAGAGTTGCTGATCCGCTG GTAAAGGATTCCAAGACGACGAGCATAAGGAGTTTCAATAGGACATTGTTTGAGGATAACCGCATAGACATCAGTATG GTGCCAATCGGCGATGGCATGACAATCTGCAGGAAAAGATGA
- the LOC116032261 gene encoding uncharacterized protein LOC116032261 isoform X5, whose protein sequence is MRGSQMQVSPDQAQLLAMLVQVQGAKRCIEVGIYTGYSSLAIALVLPEQGRLVACERDEKSIEVAKRYYDRAGVSGKVDVRHGIAADTLRSMIQNGEGCSYDFAFIDADKKMYQEYFELLLKLVRVGGVVVVDNVLWHGRVADPLVKDSKTTSIRSFNRTLFEDNRIDISMVPIGDGMTICRKR, encoded by the exons ATGCGGGGCAGTCAGATGCAA GTATCCCCCGATCAAGCACAGCTACTAGCAATGCTTGTCCAGGTCCAAGGAGCAAAACGGTGCATTGAAGTTGGCATCTATACT GGATACTCATCCTTGGCCATTGCTTTAGTTCTTCCAGAGCAAGGCCGTTTAGTTGCTTGTGAGAGAGACGAAAAATCAATTGAGGTTGCAAAGAGATATTATGACCGAGCGGGTGTGTCAGGCAAG GTGGATGTGAGACATGGAATAGCAGCAGATACTCTTCGGTCCATGATTCAGAATGGCGAAGGCTGCAG TTATGACTTTGCGTTCATTGATGCCGATAAGAAAATGTATCAGGAATACTTTGAGTTGCTGCTAAAGCTG GTAAGGGTTGGAGGCGTCGTTGTAGTGGATAATGTCCTTTGGCACGGGAGAGTTGCTGATCCGCTG GTAAAGGATTCCAAGACGACGAGCATAAGGAGTTTCAATAGGACATTGTTTGAGGATAACCGCATAGACATCAGTATG GTGCCAATCGGCGATGGCATGACAATCTGCAGGAAAAGATGA
- the LOC116032261 gene encoding uncharacterized protein LOC116032261 isoform X4, whose product MIIYWAMSENQRYCVNLERRLQQCGAVRCKWVSPDQAQLLAMLVQVQGAKRCIEVGIYTGYSSLAIALVLPEQGRLVACERDEKSIEVAKRYYDRAGVSGKVDVRHGIAADTLRSMIQNGEGCSYDFAFIDADKKMYQEYFELLLKLVRVGGVVVVDNVLWHGRVADPLVKDSKTTSIRSFNRTLFEDNRIDISMVPIGDGMTICRKR is encoded by the exons ATGATTATATACTGGGCAATGTCAGAGAACCAGAG ATATTGCGTGAACTTAGAGAGGAGACTGCAACAATGCGGGGCAGTCAGATGCAA GTGG GTATCCCCCGATCAAGCACAGCTACTAGCAATGCTTGTCCAGGTCCAAGGAGCAAAACGGTGCATTGAAGTTGGCATCTATACT GGATACTCATCCTTGGCCATTGCTTTAGTTCTTCCAGAGCAAGGCCGTTTAGTTGCTTGTGAGAGAGACGAAAAATCAATTGAGGTTGCAAAGAGATATTATGACCGAGCGGGTGTGTCAGGCAAG GTGGATGTGAGACATGGAATAGCAGCAGATACTCTTCGGTCCATGATTCAGAATGGCGAAGGCTGCAG TTATGACTTTGCGTTCATTGATGCCGATAAGAAAATGTATCAGGAATACTTTGAGTTGCTGCTAAAGCTG GTAAGGGTTGGAGGCGTCGTTGTAGTGGATAATGTCCTTTGGCACGGGAGAGTTGCTGATCCGCTG GTAAAGGATTCCAAGACGACGAGCATAAGGAGTTTCAATAGGACATTGTTTGAGGATAACCGCATAGACATCAGTATG GTGCCAATCGGCGATGGCATGACAATCTGCAGGAAAAGATGA
- the LOC116015629 gene encoding uncharacterized protein LOC116015629 isoform X1 has translation MPDSTEYSAMDLKNISWFGNMYQKFEALCLEVEEDTVNYVESQVQIVGESVKKFYSEVMQDLRPRSYVDPVKVARNDLSLFAQNEIEKKAKENLVEQPGGVDMKLSEDSEVLKGKNNLGGKSLGIGENSKDDQSLLKMSGSVTPLSEERNRMPSVYENRRGYSMARDHITVALPEFGNSECTSSLARGCASKETTTGSCDHIPVVSMPVISSSIGAAASDTTSPVESSGLLVEDFALISSFGGPSLRSSERPQNCNTDVVETFDVTEQVMEMVELIDEQQLEETCVLIEGNKLHFPEQPVKHKSYKKKIREAFCSKKGSTREYEHLVAQHEGQPLNREAEENVMPALVAKLNMKLSASGFPDSEWEII, from the exons ATGCCTGATTCAACGGAGTATTCAGCTATGGATTTGAAAAATATATCTTGGTTTGGAAATATGTACCAGAAGTTTGAAGCTTTATGCTTGGAGGTTGAAGAG GACACTGTTAATTATGTTGAAAGTCAGGTGCAAATTGTTGGTGAAAGTGTCAAGAAGTTCTATTCAGAAGTGATGCAAGATTTGCGTCCCAGATCGTATGTAGATCCTGTGAAAGTTGCTCGTAATGACTTGTCTCTATTTGCCCAGAATGAGATTGAGAAGAAGGCAAAGGAAAACCTCGTAGAACAGCCTGGGGGTGTTGATATGAAACTTTCAGAGGATTCTGAAGTTCTCAAGG GGAAAAACAACCTTGGAGGAAAAAGTTTGGGGATCGGAGAGAACTCTAAAGACGACCAATCTCTGCTTAAAATGTCTGGGTCAGTAACTCCACTTTCGGAGGAGAGGAATAGGATGCCTTCAGTTTATGAGAATAGACGAGGTTATTCTATGGCACGTGACCACATAACTGTGGCTTTACCTGAATTTGGCAATTCTGAATGTACTTCCTCTTTAGCTAGAGGATGTGCTTCTAAAGAAACTACAACGGGGAGTTGTGATCATATACCAGTTGTAAGTATGCCTGTTATTAGCAGTTCAATAGGTGCTGCAGCTTCTGATACGACTTCACCCGTTGAATCTTCTGGGCTTCTGGTAGAAGATTTTGCACTTATTTCCTCATTCGGTGGCCCATCCTTAAGATCAAGTG AAAGACCACAGAATTGCAACACCGATGTTGTTGAGACGTTCGATGTGACTGAGCAAGTGATGGAAATGGTCGAGCTCATTGATGAGCAACAGCTAGAGGAAACATGTGTTTTGATTGAAGGCAACAAGCTCCATTTCCCCGAGCAACCGGTCAAACATAAGTCATACAAG AAAAAAATTCGGGAAGCATTTTGTTCAAAAAAGGGATCAACAAGGGAGTATGAACATCTCGTAGCACAACATGAAGGTCAACCTTTAAATCGGGAGGCTGAAGAAAATGTGATGCCTGCTCTGGTAGCAAAGTTGAACATGAAGCTATCCGCTAGTGGTTTTCCTGATTCTGAGTGGGagattatatag
- the LOC116015620 gene encoding protein trichome birefringence-like 42: MESTSKTSEKWKLCSYASFVISCFILLLCLSFNTEVLGFWSLQNSMITTMPPLYSLPAQENPEFLNVAGNGHGNVFPQNHEKCDIFEGKWVYKPMESPLYEVSKCPFLSDQVSCQRNGRPDSEYEKWSWEASGCVVPSFNATDMLERLRGKRVIIVGDSLNRNQWESLACLLYSAIPSSRAIVSVQSGSYKVFKAKDYNVSVEFYWSPFLVQLDSNQAGSPKVLRLDKLDPSSKRWKGAEIMVFNTGHWWTHRGKLKAWDLFQYEEKLTDEMGIESAFKLAMQTWGKWIDDNIDPTKTTIFFRSISPEHHGQHWCYNETKPIIDVSDMTVFPEPLRKIVERTVSNLKTRVRYLNITKLSQYRKDAHPTVYARKNGKQMIEKKLNPKETYSDCSHWCLPGLPDTWNRLLYASMVLDGSTCGPNSKHFISHSTSSIVNSSNA; the protein is encoded by the exons ATGGAGAGCACCTCGAAAACCAGCGAGAAATGGAAGCTTTGCTCTTATGCAAGCTTCGTGATTAGTTGTTTCATTCTCCTACTTTGCCTAAGTTTCAACACAGAGGTTTTGGGCTTCTGGTCCCTTCAAAACTCCATGATAACTACAATGCCGCCTTTATACAGCCTGCCAGCTCAAGAAAATCCCGAATTCTTGAATGTGGCGGGAAATGGTCATGGGAATGTGTTCCCACAGAACCACGAGAAGTGTGAtatatttgaagggaaatgggtTTACAAGCCAATGGAGAGTCCTTTGTATGAAGTATCAAAGTGCCCGTTCCTCAGCGACCAAGTTAGTTGCCAGAGGAATGGAAGGCCGGATTCCGAGTATGAAAAATGGAGTTGGGAAGCTAGTGGCTGCGTCGTTCCTAG CTTTAATGCCACAGATATGTTAGAGAGGCTTAGAGGAAAAAGGGTGATCATTGTTGGCGATTCACTAAACAGAAACCAGTGGGAATCTCTCGCTTGCCTTCTATATTCTGCTATCCCTTCCTCAAGAGCCATTGTTTCGGTTCAAAGTGGCTCCTACAAAGTGTTTAAAGCAAAG GACTACAATGTATCTGTAGAGTTCTACTGGAGCCCGTTCCTAGTGCAACTTGATTCAAATCAAGCTGGTTCTCCGAAGGTTTTGAGGCTAGACAAACTCGATCCATCATCTAAGCGATGGAAAGGTGCAGAGATTATGGTATTCAATACAGGGCATTGGTGGACTCATCGTGGGAAGTTAAAGGC GTGGGACTTATTTCAATACGAGGAGAAATTGACAGATGAAATGGGGATTGAATCAGCGTTTAAGTTAGCCATGCAAACCTGGGGGAAGTGGATTGACGACAACATTGATCCAACCAAGACAACAATCTTCTTTCGGAGCATTTCCCCGGAACACCACGGTCAGCATTGGTGTTACAATGAAACAAAACCAATCATAGACGTGTCTGATATGACAGTGTTCCCCGAACCTCTGAGGAAGATTGTCGAGAGAACAGTTTCAAACCTGAAAACTCGAGTGAGGTACCTTAATATAACAAAGCTATCTCAGTACAGAAAAGATGCACATCCTACAGTATACGCCAGAAAGAATGGTAAACAGATGATCGAGAAAAAACTTAATCCAAAAGAAACTTACAGTGATTGCAGCCATTGGTGTCTGCCCGGACTGCCAGATACATGGAACAGGCTGCTCTATGCATCCATGGTTTTGGACGGCTCAACTTGCGGCCCAAATAGCAAGCATTTCATTTCACATTCAACTAGTTCGATTGTTAACTCCAGTAATgcttaa
- the LOC116032261 gene encoding uncharacterized protein LOC116032261 isoform X3, translating into MSSWVPVHILTNPCFILGPRTRLNCRHFTNCFINSLATKSHAFSHNQIRAWKPDVDTVVSDNAKYGGKQIISVTPRLYDYILGNVREPEVSPDQAQLLAMLVQVQGAKRCIEVGIYTGYSSLAIALVLPEQGRLVACERDEKSIEVAKRYYDRAGVSGKVDVRHGIAADTLRSMIQNGEGCSYDFAFIDADKKMYQEYFELLLKLVRVGGVVVVDNVLWHGRVADPLVKDSKTTSIRSFNRTLFEDNRIDISMVPIGDGMTICRKR; encoded by the exons ATGTCAAGCTGGGTGCCAGTGCATATCCTCACAAATCCTTGTTTCATATTAGGGCCTCGAACTCGATTGAATTGCCGCCATTTCACCAATTGCTTTATAAATTCATTGGCTACTAAGAGCCACGCATTCTCCCACAATCAGATTAGGGCATGGAAACCAGATGTAGATACAGTTGTGTCTGATAATGCGAAATATGGGGGTAAACAGATTATCAGTGTTACTCCCCGTCTGTATGATTATATACTGGGCAATGTCAGAGAACCAGAG GTATCCCCCGATCAAGCACAGCTACTAGCAATGCTTGTCCAGGTCCAAGGAGCAAAACGGTGCATTGAAGTTGGCATCTATACT GGATACTCATCCTTGGCCATTGCTTTAGTTCTTCCAGAGCAAGGCCGTTTAGTTGCTTGTGAGAGAGACGAAAAATCAATTGAGGTTGCAAAGAGATATTATGACCGAGCGGGTGTGTCAGGCAAG GTGGATGTGAGACATGGAATAGCAGCAGATACTCTTCGGTCCATGATTCAGAATGGCGAAGGCTGCAG TTATGACTTTGCGTTCATTGATGCCGATAAGAAAATGTATCAGGAATACTTTGAGTTGCTGCTAAAGCTG GTAAGGGTTGGAGGCGTCGTTGTAGTGGATAATGTCCTTTGGCACGGGAGAGTTGCTGATCCGCTG GTAAAGGATTCCAAGACGACGAGCATAAGGAGTTTCAATAGGACATTGTTTGAGGATAACCGCATAGACATCAGTATG GTGCCAATCGGCGATGGCATGACAATCTGCAGGAAAAGATGA
- the LOC116015629 gene encoding uncharacterized protein LOC116015629 isoform X2: MQDLRPRSYVDPVKVARNDLSLFAQNEIEKKAKENLVEQPGGVDMKLSEDSEVLKGKNNLGGKSLGIGENSKDDQSLLKMSGSVTPLSEERNRMPSVYENRRGYSMARDHITVALPEFGNSECTSSLARGCASKETTTGSCDHIPVVSMPVISSSIGAAASDTTSPVESSGLLVEDFALISSFGGPSLRSSERPQNCNTDVVETFDVTEQVMEMVELIDEQQLEETCVLIEGNKLHFPEQPVKHKSYKKKIREAFCSKKGSTREYEHLVAQHEGQPLNREAEENVMPALVAKLNMKLSASGFPDSEWEII; the protein is encoded by the exons ATGCAAGATTTGCGTCCCAGATCGTATGTAGATCCTGTGAAAGTTGCTCGTAATGACTTGTCTCTATTTGCCCAGAATGAGATTGAGAAGAAGGCAAAGGAAAACCTCGTAGAACAGCCTGGGGGTGTTGATATGAAACTTTCAGAGGATTCTGAAGTTCTCAAGG GGAAAAACAACCTTGGAGGAAAAAGTTTGGGGATCGGAGAGAACTCTAAAGACGACCAATCTCTGCTTAAAATGTCTGGGTCAGTAACTCCACTTTCGGAGGAGAGGAATAGGATGCCTTCAGTTTATGAGAATAGACGAGGTTATTCTATGGCACGTGACCACATAACTGTGGCTTTACCTGAATTTGGCAATTCTGAATGTACTTCCTCTTTAGCTAGAGGATGTGCTTCTAAAGAAACTACAACGGGGAGTTGTGATCATATACCAGTTGTAAGTATGCCTGTTATTAGCAGTTCAATAGGTGCTGCAGCTTCTGATACGACTTCACCCGTTGAATCTTCTGGGCTTCTGGTAGAAGATTTTGCACTTATTTCCTCATTCGGTGGCCCATCCTTAAGATCAAGTG AAAGACCACAGAATTGCAACACCGATGTTGTTGAGACGTTCGATGTGACTGAGCAAGTGATGGAAATGGTCGAGCTCATTGATGAGCAACAGCTAGAGGAAACATGTGTTTTGATTGAAGGCAACAAGCTCCATTTCCCCGAGCAACCGGTCAAACATAAGTCATACAAG AAAAAAATTCGGGAAGCATTTTGTTCAAAAAAGGGATCAACAAGGGAGTATGAACATCTCGTAGCACAACATGAAGGTCAACCTTTAAATCGGGAGGCTGAAGAAAATGTGATGCCTGCTCTGGTAGCAAAGTTGAACATGAAGCTATCCGCTAGTGGTTTTCCTGATTCTGAGTGGGagattatatag